From Thamnophis elegans isolate rThaEle1 chromosome 12, rThaEle1.pri, whole genome shotgun sequence, one genomic window encodes:
- the FHL3 gene encoding four and a half LIM domains protein 3, with product MTEGFDCASCKESLYGRKYIQGDEGPFCIPCYDTHFANTCDECKELIGHDCRELYYEDRHYHEGCFRCFRCDRSLADEPFTCQGQELLCNGCYCREFSSQCVACQQVVMPGSRKLEYNGQTWHEHCFLCSNCKQPIGARSFIPEQNEYYCVSCYENKFVPRCTRCKKSLTKGGVTYRDEPWHKECFVCTGCEAPLAGQQFTSQEDQPYCIKCFGSLYAKKCSTCAKPITGFGGGKYISFEDRHWHQSCFTCSRCTTSLVGKGFIPDNDEILCRDCAGSL from the exons ATGACAGAGGGCTTTGACTGTGCCAGCTGCAAGGAGTCTCTTTATGGGCGCAAGTACATCCAGGGAGATGAGGGTCCCTTCTGCATCCCCTGCTATGACACCCACTTTGCCAATACTTGTGACGAGTGCAAGGAGCTGATTGGACATGACTGCCGG GAGCTCTATTATGAGGACCGCCATTACCATGAGGGCTGCTTCCGCTGCTTCCGTTGCGACCGCTCCTTGGCCGATGAGCCTTTCACCTGCCAGGGGCAGGAGCTGCTCTGCAATGGCTGCTATTGCCGGGAGTTCTCCTCCCAGTGTGTGGCCTGCCAACAGGTGGTCATGCCAG GTTCTCGGAAATTGGAGTACAACGGGCAGACTTGGCATGAGCACTGCTTCCTCTGCAGCAATTGCAAGCAGCCCATTGGCGCTCGTTCCTTCATCCCGGAGCAGAACGAGTATTACTGCGTCTCCTGCTACGAGAACAAATTTGTGCCGCGCTGCACTCGCTGCAAGAAG TCCCTGACCAAGGGAGGAGTCACCTACCGGGATGAGCCATGGCACAAGGAGTGCTTCGTCTGCACAGGCTGCGAAGCCCCCCTGGCTGGGCAGCAGTTCACCTCCCAAGAGGATCAGCCCTATTGCATCAAGTGTTTCGGCAGCCTTTATGCCAAGAAATGCAGCACCTGTGCCAAGCCCATCACAG GTTTCGGGGGAGGCAAGTACATCTCCTTTGAGGATCGCCACTGGCACCAAAGTTGCTTCACCTGCTCCCGCTGCACTACCTCACTGGTGGGGAAGGGCTTCATCCCTGACAACGATGAGATCCTATGTCGCGATTGTGCCGGCAGTCTCTGA